From the bacterium genome, the window CTTCATAAATAATCTTTAATCCTTCCAGTGTCAATAAAGGATTCACTGATTGAATATACCTTAATTCCTGACTGATTAATTCGGCTAATCCACCGGTAGCGACTATCTTTGGTTCTAATTCAAGTTCCTGTTTAATCTTTGTTATTATCTCATTTACCTGTCCAACAAATCCATAGAATATTCCTGCCTGCATGCTTTCAATTGTCGTTTTACCAATAACAGTTCCTGGTTTTATCAATTCTACTCTGGGAAGTAAAGCGGTTTTAGTCCACAATGCCTCAATGGAAATCGCAATGCCCGGGGCAATTGCTCCGCCTAAATATTCACCATTTTGAGAGACAACATCAAAGGTAGTTGCTGTCCCAAAATCAACAATAATTAGTGGTCCTCCATAAAGTCTAAACCCAGCAATAGCATT encodes:
- a CDS encoding type III pantothenate kinase, whose protein sequence is MLLAIDIGNTTIVFGVYDPDELKCHFKIGTDKKKTADEYGKIISGMIKTNISAVIISCVVPPLIPIFTQMVKDYFQTEPVFVEGTKVKFPVLYDNPEEVGADRIVNAIAGFRLYGGPLIIVDFGTATTFDVVSQNGEYLGGAIAPGIAISIEALWTKTALLPRVELIKPGTVIGKTTIESMQAGIFYGFVGQVNEIITKIKQELELEPKIVATGGLAELISQELRYIQSVNPLLTLEGLKIIYEEGLMNE